One Actinospica robiniae DSM 44927 genomic region harbors:
- a CDS encoding TIGR02680 family protein produces the protein MIASHSDLPRPIRPRWQPLRTGLVDIFYYDDEEFRFHDGRLLLRGNNGTGKSKVLALTLPFLLDGELTPSRVEPDGDRAKRMEWNLLLGGRHPHDERTGYAWLEFGRIDEDGRELYCTVGCGLKAVKGKGIARHWFFVTDRRVGPELALMSATRIPSTRERLKDALGDRGLVYDTATEYRRAVDEAMFGLGRERYEALVGLLIQLRQPQLSKRPDEKLLSKALTEALPPLDQGLITEVAEAFRGLDEEREALLGLQETARAAELFLRHYRRYARTAAKRQAAVLRLAHSKYEHLGRDLGDEDTAFEAATERLAVAKSRLGELASERERLSAAHDALNRSPEMDAARGLEEAGGIARTLAEVAADRTAARDRARIQGENWNRRVAAAHIRRERDATALEDADARAQDSAGRSGIDHDAVRIEADREAAPYPQAQRAGERAVARRTQAISGLEALLDEADRAHERARAAKGEASRAAEERVAGQERAAAAQALILEAGAELVEDYRVWFDAHPATRRPEPEALLARLELWTETLDGADPAATTAREACQRAAAELTRRESGLERRRAAASEQLAQITADIARLEAGGHQAPAPSHTRDPLARVDRPGAAFWHAVDFAADVSEADRAGLEAALEAAGILDAWLSPDGTLYGLGTGDTLVTATAAPAPNGGLTGLLRPVIDRDDQAAAALTDEAVTYLLACIGVDESDHPAWVGVDGHYRLGVLRGRWSKEAACHIGEGAREAARRAKLAELAGLRWEIQAELDESARDIEHVQSLVRALTEHLHAQPSDLALRDAHSRLTVRNELLRTLIERAGETQCAAAERQRTAEAAEAEAEQFARDTALPTQRGVLADVREAVHDYRTALAAFWPASRAAAEAAGELHDAQTEAQAAAEVLVTATDEADRAAREAAGAEERRRVLQETIGASVEELFRRLREAEVAGAERDRAEEETRDTYDQAMRERERADGRRELLRGQIGAAVDERDAAVRALRDFTRTGLLATALPDLEHPAADAEWLPTPAVALARSINQELDETDEGERAWELIQQRVAQEIKTLTDALGRHGHSVGMTPHAGLMHVDVVYQGRSRDVPALAASLTEDVEQRGRLLTARERELLENHLVGEVAGALQELIAAAEEQVLEMNKDLEQRPTSTGMLLRFQWNPAKAAPEGLEAVRGRLLRTSADVWSPADRALVGQFLQARIAADREEHPGDSWADQLSRALDYRAWHEFAIQRRQDGQWRPATGPASGGERVLAVSIPLFAAASSHYSSGRASAPRLIALDEAFAGVDDDSRAKCLGLLASFDLDVVMTSEREWACYPTVPGIAIAQLSRREGIDAVLVTPWIWDGRERRRAPRGGAFASAAEPDSAGGAPNHTQETLVS, from the coding sequence ATGATCGCTTCGCACTCTGATCTGCCCCGTCCGATCCGTCCGCGCTGGCAACCGCTTCGCACCGGACTGGTGGACATCTTCTACTACGACGACGAGGAGTTCCGCTTCCACGACGGACGGTTGTTGCTGCGGGGCAACAACGGCACCGGGAAGTCGAAGGTGCTCGCGCTGACCCTGCCGTTCCTGCTCGACGGCGAGCTCACGCCGAGCCGGGTCGAGCCGGACGGGGACCGGGCGAAGCGGATGGAGTGGAACCTGCTGCTCGGCGGCAGGCACCCGCACGACGAGCGGACCGGATACGCCTGGCTGGAATTCGGCCGCATCGACGAGGACGGCCGGGAGCTGTACTGCACCGTTGGCTGCGGTCTCAAGGCGGTCAAGGGCAAAGGCATCGCGCGGCACTGGTTCTTCGTCACCGACCGCCGCGTCGGCCCGGAGTTGGCGCTGATGTCCGCCACCCGTATCCCGTCCACTCGCGAGCGCCTCAAGGACGCGCTCGGCGACCGCGGCCTGGTCTACGACACCGCGACCGAGTACCGGCGTGCTGTGGACGAGGCGATGTTCGGCCTCGGCCGAGAACGCTATGAAGCCCTGGTGGGGCTGCTGATCCAGCTGCGCCAGCCGCAGCTGTCCAAGAGGCCTGACGAGAAGCTGCTTTCCAAGGCGCTCACCGAGGCCCTGCCGCCGCTCGACCAGGGGCTGATCACCGAGGTCGCCGAGGCTTTCCGCGGTCTGGACGAGGAGCGCGAGGCGCTGCTCGGGCTGCAGGAGACGGCCCGCGCGGCAGAACTCTTCCTTCGCCACTACCGCCGCTACGCGCGTACCGCCGCGAAGCGGCAGGCGGCCGTGCTGCGCCTGGCGCACAGCAAGTACGAGCACCTCGGCCGTGATCTCGGTGACGAGGACACCGCCTTCGAGGCGGCGACCGAACGGCTGGCAGTGGCGAAGTCCCGGCTCGGCGAACTGGCCTCCGAGCGAGAACGGCTGTCCGCCGCCCACGACGCCCTCAACCGCAGCCCCGAGATGGACGCGGCGCGCGGCCTCGAGGAGGCGGGCGGAATCGCGCGTACTCTCGCCGAGGTCGCCGCCGACCGCACAGCGGCGCGGGATCGTGCTCGTATCCAAGGGGAGAACTGGAATCGCCGGGTCGCGGCCGCGCACATCCGGCGGGAGCGTGACGCCACGGCTCTCGAGGACGCCGACGCGAGGGCGCAGGATTCCGCCGGGCGCTCAGGGATCGACCACGACGCCGTTCGGATCGAAGCCGACCGGGAGGCCGCGCCCTACCCGCAGGCTCAGCGTGCCGGGGAGCGCGCTGTGGCACGCCGCACCCAGGCGATCTCCGGCCTCGAAGCCCTGCTCGACGAGGCCGATCGGGCGCACGAGCGCGCCAGGGCCGCCAAAGGTGAGGCTTCCCGCGCGGCCGAGGAACGCGTCGCCGGCCAAGAACGGGCCGCCGCCGCTCAAGCCCTGATCCTCGAAGCCGGCGCGGAGCTGGTCGAGGACTACCGCGTGTGGTTCGATGCCCATCCGGCGACGCGCCGGCCCGAGCCGGAAGCTCTCCTCGCCCGCCTGGAACTGTGGACTGAGACGCTCGACGGCGCCGACCCGGCCGCGACCACGGCCCGCGAGGCCTGTCAGCGGGCTGCGGCCGAGCTGACCAGGCGGGAGAGCGGTCTCGAGCGTCGGCGCGCCGCCGCTTCCGAGCAGCTCGCACAGATCACCGCTGACATCGCGCGGCTCGAGGCGGGCGGCCACCAGGCTCCCGCACCGTCCCATACCCGCGATCCGCTGGCCCGTGTGGACCGACCGGGCGCGGCGTTCTGGCACGCGGTCGACTTCGCCGCCGATGTGAGTGAGGCGGACCGCGCCGGGCTGGAAGCGGCGCTCGAGGCCGCAGGCATCCTCGATGCCTGGCTCAGCCCCGACGGCACGCTGTACGGCCTCGGAACCGGTGACACTCTGGTGACCGCCACTGCCGCTCCCGCGCCGAACGGAGGTCTGACCGGGCTGCTGCGCCCCGTGATCGATCGTGACGACCAGGCGGCCGCAGCGCTGACCGACGAAGCGGTGACGTACCTGCTCGCCTGTATCGGCGTGGACGAGTCGGATCACCCCGCCTGGGTCGGCGTCGACGGGCACTACCGCCTCGGTGTGCTGCGGGGCCGATGGAGCAAGGAAGCCGCATGCCACATCGGAGAGGGCGCGCGCGAGGCGGCCCGCCGCGCCAAACTGGCCGAACTCGCAGGCCTGCGCTGGGAGATCCAAGCCGAGCTCGACGAGTCGGCGCGCGACATCGAGCACGTACAATCGCTCGTCAGGGCTCTCACCGAGCATCTGCATGCCCAGCCTTCCGACCTGGCCCTGCGCGACGCGCACTCACGCCTGACGGTGCGCAACGAACTGCTGCGCACCTTGATCGAGCGCGCGGGGGAGACGCAATGCGCCGCGGCCGAACGCCAGCGGACCGCCGAAGCCGCCGAGGCCGAGGCGGAGCAGTTCGCACGGGACACGGCACTGCCGACGCAGCGCGGCGTCCTCGCCGACGTGCGGGAAGCGGTACACGACTACCGCACGGCGCTCGCAGCGTTCTGGCCTGCCTCGCGGGCCGCGGCCGAGGCAGCCGGTGAGCTCCACGACGCGCAGACGGAGGCGCAGGCGGCAGCCGAAGTCCTCGTCACCGCGACGGATGAGGCCGATCGCGCCGCACGTGAGGCGGCGGGAGCCGAAGAACGCCGCCGAGTGCTCCAAGAAACCATCGGTGCCAGTGTGGAGGAACTCTTCCGCCGCCTGCGCGAGGCCGAGGTGGCGGGAGCGGAGCGAGACCGAGCTGAGGAGGAGACCCGCGACACGTATGACCAGGCGATGCGCGAGCGCGAGCGCGCCGACGGACGCCGCGAACTGCTGCGCGGGCAGATCGGGGCCGCGGTCGACGAGCGCGATGCGGCGGTGCGCGCCCTGCGCGATTTCACCCGTACCGGGTTGCTCGCCACCGCGCTGCCCGATCTCGAACATCCCGCCGCGGATGCGGAGTGGCTGCCCACGCCGGCGGTCGCCCTGGCCCGTTCCATCAACCAGGAACTCGACGAGACCGACGAAGGCGAGCGCGCCTGGGAACTGATCCAGCAGCGCGTCGCCCAGGAGATCAAGACCCTGACCGACGCGCTCGGACGCCATGGACACAGCGTCGGGATGACCCCGCATGCCGGGCTCATGCACGTCGACGTGGTCTACCAAGGCCGCTCACGGGACGTACCCGCTCTCGCGGCCTCGCTCACCGAAGACGTCGAGCAGCGCGGCCGGCTGCTGACGGCCAGAGAGCGCGAGCTGCTCGAGAACCATCTCGTCGGCGAAGTGGCCGGGGCGCTGCAAGAGCTGATCGCGGCCGCGGAAGAGCAGGTGCTCGAGATGAACAAGGATCTCGAACAGCGCCCCACCTCGACCGGAATGCTTCTGCGGTTCCAGTGGAACCCCGCCAAGGCCGCGCCCGAAGGGCTCGAAGCGGTGCGCGGCAGGCTGCTGCGCACATCCGCAGACGTCTGGAGTCCGGCCGACCGCGCCCTGGTCGGGCAGTTCCTTCAGGCGCGCATCGCCGCCGACCGCGAGGAGCACCCCGGCGACTCGTGGGCGGACCAGCTCTCCCGGGCCTTGGACTACCGGGCCTGGCACGAGTTCGCCATCCAGCGCCGCCAGGACGGCCAGTGGCGCCCAGCCACCGGACCGGCCTCCGGCGGCGAGAGAGTCCTCGCGGTATCCATCCCGCTGTTCGCCGCGGCGTCCTCGCACTACTCCTCCGGGCGCGCCAGCGCGCCGCGCCTGATCGCACTCGACGAGGCGTTCGCAGGAGTCGATGACGACTCGCGGGCCAAGTGCCTGGGCCTGCTCGCCTCCTTCGACCTCGACGTCGTGATGACCAGCGAGCGCGAATGGGCCTGCTACCCGACCGTGCCCGGCATCGCCATCGCCCAGCTCTCGCGCCGCGAAGGCATCGACGCCGTTCTCGTGACCCCGTGGATCTGGGACGGGCGCGAACGCCGCCGCGCACCGCGTGGTGGCGCGTTCGCCAGTGCGGCCGAGCCTGACTCAGCCGGCGGCGCACCGAACCACACGCAGGAGACCCTTGTCTCATGA
- a CDS encoding TIGR02678 family protein → MTIDDLTGDGLLEADTDVDPRAASLLADAQAERATAARALLARPLLRPGGEEFRLARKYAAELTAWFAAETGWRLVVDVQSARLLKTPARLDDATRPAVAPKTKAPFTRRRYVLLCLALAVLERADSQITLGRLADGVITGVADPALADAGVEFRLERREERSDLVAVVRLLLEFGVLDRVHGDEEGFVAQAENDVLYDVKRKLLSGLLATTRSPSSVSAAGFERRLAELTFEPRPDTDESRLRGLRHRLTRRLLDDPVVYYAELDEDERDYLVRQRQAIAARIHALTGLVPELRAEGVAMVDPQDELTDVRMPEQGTEGHVTLLIAAHLAGSARPLARLEAARLVRSLAGEHGKYWRKSATDPAASGDLADAALRRLVALDLVEVSGEGESELFAAKPAIHRYALAAPRVVRSGSKTMRKDASR, encoded by the coding sequence GTGACGATCGACGATCTGACGGGCGACGGCCTCCTCGAAGCCGATACCGATGTCGATCCGAGGGCTGCCTCGCTCCTCGCCGATGCCCAGGCCGAGCGCGCTACGGCGGCACGCGCGCTGCTGGCTCGGCCTCTGCTCAGGCCCGGGGGCGAGGAGTTCCGCCTGGCACGCAAGTATGCTGCGGAACTGACGGCGTGGTTCGCCGCGGAGACGGGCTGGCGGCTGGTCGTGGACGTGCAGAGCGCGCGCCTGCTCAAGACCCCGGCGCGGCTGGACGACGCGACCAGGCCCGCGGTAGCCCCGAAGACGAAGGCTCCGTTCACCCGCCGTCGCTACGTTCTGCTGTGCCTGGCGCTCGCGGTGCTGGAACGGGCGGACAGCCAGATCACCTTGGGCCGGCTCGCCGACGGGGTGATCACGGGCGTGGCGGATCCGGCACTGGCCGACGCGGGTGTCGAGTTCCGGTTGGAGCGCCGGGAGGAGCGCTCCGACCTTGTCGCCGTCGTGCGGTTGCTGCTGGAGTTCGGTGTGCTCGATCGGGTTCACGGCGACGAGGAGGGGTTCGTCGCGCAGGCCGAGAACGACGTGCTCTACGACGTCAAGCGCAAGCTGCTCTCCGGCCTGCTGGCTACGACGCGAAGCCCGTCGAGCGTCTCGGCCGCCGGCTTCGAGCGACGCCTGGCCGAGCTCACGTTCGAGCCGCGTCCGGACACCGACGAGTCTCGGTTGCGCGGATTGCGGCATCGGCTCACGCGGCGCCTGCTCGATGATCCCGTCGTCTACTACGCCGAACTGGACGAGGACGAACGCGACTATCTGGTTCGCCAGCGCCAAGCCATCGCGGCTCGTATCCATGCCCTGACCGGGCTGGTGCCCGAACTGCGGGCCGAGGGCGTGGCGATGGTCGATCCGCAGGACGAGCTGACCGATGTGCGGATGCCGGAACAGGGCACCGAGGGGCATGTCACGCTGCTGATCGCCGCGCACCTGGCCGGGAGCGCGCGACCGCTCGCGCGCCTCGAGGCGGCACGCCTGGTGCGCTCGCTGGCCGGCGAACACGGGAAGTACTGGCGCAAGTCCGCCACGGACCCGGCCGCCTCGGGCGATCTGGCGGATGCCGCATTGCGGCGGCTGGTCGCACTGGACCTCGTCGAGGTATCAGGTGAGGGTGAAAGCGAGCTGTTCGCCGCGAAGCCCGCAATCCACCGCTACGCCCTGGCCGCACCGCGCGTCGTGAGATCCGGTTCCAAGACCATGCGCAAGGACGCTTCCCGATGA
- a CDS encoding TIGR02677 family protein encodes MSRASSRLSSAATAEPQPFAYLSTPNAALYSQVLRVFAQARARFTVHLRPEDVLAELRRDAGIAAVAIEPVSGALEQLEAWGNLRADADTGRVTTVEDFHRARYLYQLTRHGQAAVAAIVAYEQALGHRGQLQAVALEDIVEQLAALLVLSLNPDPDPAKAHLALLGLVDRFTSLADNAEAFMASLRRTIDFQDGDEDGFIAYKDRLIGYIERFIADLANRGAQIAELLGQLNSSGVSRLLALAAQREAADAVPDGEGSGAQDAEAASGAGAAPATAAPAAVLAGWENRWRGLTDWFVSRDAHHPSQAKLLRASAVSAITNLVNTVSALNERRGGRVDRSADFRALARFFAEAPSDEDAHRLWRAAFALTPARHLSVDAETEELWSQQPPSPGTPWEQAPPLLISPRLRETGSYERRGSPNKVADRSAARVLLAEQAEAEAAQTASARSRLATDGPTLLSELGGPEGLDRQAFRLFLAVLGDALAARIPGEAECSATTGDGTMEVRLKLVDASTIVEIPTQDGVLSGPEHIIEIVDLARAGGVR; translated from the coding sequence ATGAGCCGCGCCTCATCCCGTCTTTCGTCGGCCGCAACAGCTGAGCCACAGCCGTTCGCCTACCTCAGCACCCCGAATGCCGCTCTCTACAGCCAGGTGCTGCGTGTCTTCGCCCAGGCGAGGGCGCGGTTCACCGTGCATCTGCGGCCGGAGGACGTGCTCGCCGAGCTGCGCCGGGACGCGGGCATCGCGGCAGTCGCGATCGAGCCGGTTTCAGGCGCTCTCGAGCAGTTGGAGGCGTGGGGCAATCTGCGCGCTGACGCGGACACGGGGCGGGTCACGACGGTCGAGGATTTCCATCGCGCCCGCTATCTCTACCAGCTCACCCGGCACGGGCAGGCCGCGGTGGCGGCGATCGTGGCGTACGAGCAGGCACTGGGCCATCGCGGCCAGTTGCAGGCGGTGGCGTTGGAGGACATCGTCGAGCAGCTCGCCGCTCTGCTCGTGCTTTCGCTGAACCCGGACCCGGACCCGGCGAAAGCGCACCTCGCGTTGCTCGGGCTCGTCGACAGGTTCACCTCGCTGGCCGACAATGCGGAGGCGTTCATGGCCTCGCTGCGGCGGACCATCGACTTCCAGGACGGGGATGAGGACGGGTTCATCGCGTACAAGGACCGGCTGATCGGCTACATCGAGCGGTTCATCGCCGATCTCGCCAACCGCGGGGCGCAGATCGCGGAGCTGCTCGGTCAGTTGAATTCATCCGGTGTATCGCGCTTGCTCGCCCTCGCCGCGCAGCGCGAAGCCGCCGACGCGGTCCCGGATGGTGAAGGGTCCGGCGCGCAGGACGCAGAAGCAGCCTCCGGCGCGGGAGCTGCTCCGGCCACGGCCGCGCCCGCTGCCGTACTCGCGGGATGGGAGAACCGTTGGCGGGGCCTGACGGACTGGTTCGTCTCCCGCGACGCGCACCATCCTTCACAGGCCAAGCTGTTGCGTGCGAGCGCGGTGAGCGCGATCACGAATCTGGTGAACACGGTCTCGGCGCTCAACGAGCGTCGCGGCGGGCGGGTGGACCGGTCCGCGGATTTCCGCGCATTGGCGCGATTCTTCGCCGAGGCCCCCTCCGACGAGGACGCCCATCGGCTGTGGCGGGCCGCGTTCGCGCTCACCCCGGCGCGGCATCTGAGCGTGGACGCGGAGACGGAGGAACTGTGGTCGCAGCAGCCGCCTTCGCCGGGCACGCCGTGGGAGCAGGCGCCGCCGTTGCTGATCAGCCCTCGGTTGCGGGAGACCGGCTCGTATGAGCGGCGCGGCTCCCCGAACAAGGTCGCGGACCGGTCCGCGGCGCGGGTCTTGCTGGCCGAGCAGGCCGAGGCCGAGGCGGCGCAGACGGCCTCGGCCAGGTCGCGGCTGGCCACCGACGGGCCGACGCTGTTGTCCGAGCTCGGCGGGCCGGAAGGGCTGGATCGGCAGGCGTTTCGGCTGTTCCTGGCCGTGCTCGGGGACGCTCTGGCGGCGCGGATACCCGGTGAGGCGGAGTGCTCGGCCACCACCGGAGACGGCACCATGGAGGTGCGCCTGAAGCTCGTGGACGCCTCGACGATCGTCGAGATCCCGACGCAGGACGGGGTTCTGTCGGGGCCAGAGCACATCATCGAGATCGTGGACCTGGCCCGCGCCGGAGGTGTCCGGTGA